In Archocentrus centrarchus isolate MPI-CPG fArcCen1 chromosome 24, fArcCen1, whole genome shotgun sequence, one DNA window encodes the following:
- the hey2 gene encoding hairy/enhancer-of-split related with YRPW motif protein 2: MKRPCEDSSSAESELEETIDVGSEDVCPGHMKESFVRCGSPTTTTQVMARKKRRGIIEKRRRDRINNSLSELRRLVPTAFEKQSSAKLEKAEILQMTVDHLKMMQATGGKGYFDAHALALDFLSLGFRECVAEASRYLSAVEGLDSGDPLRSRLLSHLASCASQRDAAALTAASHSPHHHHHPHQQQPHPLPHPFHPHHWAAAVAAFRPLPYGLSGLVSPDAGGGGAGQRGVVSSSFSSHADSTSSSPSSSSSSSLLLPCAPAPLSASLLSFSASFPVALHGGVPVLPPSSFASSAASPPVSSSSSQTPHSSSGKPYRPWGTEVGAF, encoded by the exons ATGAAGCGTCCGTGCGAGGACAGCAGCTCGGCGGAGAGCGAACTGGAGGAGACCATTGATGTGGGCAGTGAGGACGTTTGTCCCGG GCACATGAAGGAGTCCTTCGTTAGGTGTGGATCTCCAACCACGACGACTCAAGTGATGGCGAGGAAAAAACGCAGAGGG ATTATCGAGAAGAGACGCAGAGACCGAATCAACAACAGCCTGTCAGAGTTACGGAGACTCGTCCCAACAGCGTTTGAGAAGCAG AGTTCAGCTAAACTGGAGAAGGCAGAAATCCTCCAGATGACTGTGGATCATCTGAAGATGATGCAGGCAACAGGAGGCAAAG GTTATTTCGATGCCCACGCTCTCGCCCTGGACTTCCTGTCTCTGGGGTTCAGGGAGTGCGTCGCGGAGGCTTCCCGTTACCTGAGTGCCGTGGAGGGCCTAGACTCCGGCGACCCACTGCGCTCCCGTCTTCTGTCCCACCTCGCCTCCTGTGCCTCCCAGCGTGATGCCGCCGCCCTGACAGCTGCTTCCCATTCGccacatcaccaccaccacccccaccagcagcagccccaTCCCCTGCCTCACCCCTTCCACCCCCACCACTgggctgctgctgtggctgccTTTCGTCCTCTGCCGTACGGACTTAGCGGGCTGGTTTCTCCGGacgctggaggaggtggagccGGCCAGCGCGGTGtggtctcctcctccttttcctcccaCGCagactccacctcctcctcaccttcttcctcctcttcttcatccctCTTGCTCCCCTGCGCCCctgctcctctctctgcctccctcctttccttctcAGCATCATTTCCCGTCGCCCTCCATGGAGGCGTTCCagtcctccctccctcctccttcgCCTCCTCTGCTGCCAGTCCTcccgtctcctcctcttcctcgcaGACTCCTCACAGCAGCAGCGGTAAACCCTACAGGCCGTGGGGAACTGAGGTCGGAGCTTTCTGA
- the bub1 gene encoding mitotic checkpoint serine/threonine-protein kinase BUB1 isoform X2, with translation MDVASYLQCFESSLTSYTGDDPLDHWVKFVENLEQRLPAGGGSGMLLVFDRLVQRFLNVEQYTNDLRYVNYCIKCASYYSDPVALYSCFFSKGIGTRTAALYVAWAQQFEQKGMNEQADAVYQKALENQAHPASVVLHEYKQFQTRTRSEAAVSGSRNPLQNSNLTNQMSHREPVTQNKVPLDSQSTCGPANKVVITVSRSETSGAIPSSQSSSVQTVAEYTKEDLICEGSELCFEEVRAQNYFHKLREQKENELREQKENELREQEENELREQEENELREQEENELREQEENELREQEENELREQEENELREQEEENEEKDLMTITLSKGEAISKWLMEKVHHVLENQGGLTSQTSSQRPPVSETANSLSLCQPSFERPPPSNRLSSRRSLGLRLHSDPTFIREAAALHVPPHQQRIDGTANIPCSAVSHHPSVLADRSVGLQRSAASSVPTGEESVLRVSVVQPPSVQQPVSFETADLQLHRAACSSAVNADVLSSSDSSPPPELNASHQHAGQPAEPQEKLDVSQGATANLSHITPNNSLGFVQATPSRVLPSPTVNTREALGVIMDMFQAPTFLEEPFSSTSVLHAAEKEPDAGFWTDGGASSFPKPPATAAFTIFQDDDNKENSSAAAPAAAERSKAVRALAEISLSKADKPNETPPDLIPDESTMWGARYNSLNSLAACPNSTSDFAMLAQVVSTPFACKKNFSGDFFEDQENKRDDCEADDDAYMRRQTKKLSPILEQSPSDEKLSETAVSQLVPSSARQGTIVGEGLTMAQHCLTTSSITMVQPPPPTVLSFRDQTIYPIDSSRTAGPGWEVYTSPEQPPKQASFISVRPKSKPFKIMEDVEKPASPQQVQNQVCDVPMSPECALRPDWLAVRSPEATVEPDLDAFLSPRQSKNSDVPMSPEQPQLCADVPMSPTPISSVDEPMMSPDRGLRPSADVSMNADTEQTGAVQLVSDPWDTELISSLLSGLSPPLTAHPRCTTWQCNIPNITPKMTISMGKQSLRVDCILGEGAFATVYQATKPVTLEKMVLKVQKPANPWEFYINTQLDARLQPDTRRLLSSMHSAHLFHNGSVLLGELHSYGTLLNAVNMYKTLSDKVMPQPLVMYFTICILHTVEQLHSVHIVHADIKPDNFLLGERFLENKCFDSESADHGLVLVDFGQSIDMELFPEGTAFTAKCLTSGFQCTEMLSGKPWNYQTDYFGIAGTVYCMLFGTYMQVTNEGGVWKTNAVFRRNPHSDLWLELFHTLLNTPDCGSPPSLRSLRCRLTAVLQENYSSKLASLKSRLVVLLLENRKAARR, from the exons ATGGATGTCGCCTCGTATTTACA GTGTTTTGAAAGCAGTTTGACCTCATACACAGGGGACGACCCGCTCGACCACTGGGTCAA GTTTGTGGAGAACCTGGAGCAGAGACTACCTGCAGGTGGTGGCAGTGGGATGTTGCTGGTGTTTGACCGTCTTGTCCAGAGATTTTTGAATGTTGAGCAATACACAAATGACCTCAGATATGTGAACTACTGCATCAAATGT GCGAGTTATTATTCAGACCCAGTTGCACTATACAGCTGCTTCTTTAGTAAGGGCATCGGCACCAGGACTGCTGCCCTTTACGTGGCGTGGGCGCAGCAGTTTGAGCAGAAAGGAATGAATGAGCAGGCTGATGCGGTGTACCAGAAAGCGCTGGAGAACCAAGCCCATCCAGCCAGCGTTGTTCTCCATGAATACAA GCAGTTTCAAACCAGAACCAGAAGTGAGGCAGCAGTGTCGG gaagtcGAAACCCTCTGCAAAACTCCAATTTAACCAATCAGATGTCCCACAGAGAGCCCGTCACTCAGAATAAG GTACCTCTGGACTCCCAATCCACCTGTGGGCCTGCAAACAAAGTGGTCATTAC AGTCTCTCGCTCTGAGACTTCAGGAGCGATTCCCTCCAGTCAGAGCTCCAGCGTTCAGACCGTGGCAGAGTACACGAAAGAAGACCTCATCTGTGAAGGATCTGAGCTGTGCTTCGAGGAGGTCCGAGCTCAGAATTACTTCCACAAGCTCCGGGAGCAGAAGGAGAACGAGCTCCGGGAGCAGAAGGAGAACGAGCTCCGGGAGCAGGAGGAGAACGAGCTCCGGGAGCAGGAGGAGAACGAGCTCCGGGAGCAGGAGGAGAACGAGCTTCGGGAGCAGGAGGAGAATGAGCTCCGGGAGCAGGAGGAGAACGAGCTTCGGGAGCAGGAGGAGAACGAGCTtcgggagcaggaggaggagaacgaGGAGAAAGACTTAA tGACAATCACGCTGAGTAAGGGGGAGGCGATAAGTAAGTGGTTGATGGAGAAAGTTCACCATGTTCTGGAAAACCAGGGAGGTTTAACCAGCCAGACGTCATCCCAGAGG CCGCCTGTGTCAGAAACAGCTAACAGTCTGAGCCTGTGTCAGCCTTCCTTCGAGCGTCCTCCACCTTCAAACCGTCTCAGCAGCCGGCGCTCTCTCGGCTTGAGATTACACTCCGATCCGACCTTCATCCGAGAGGCCGCCGCTCTTCACGTACCTCCTCACCAGCAGCGCATCGACGGGACTGCAAACATACCGTGCTCAGCGGTATCCCATCATCCCTCTGTCCTGGCTGACAGGAGCGTGGGCCTGCAGAGGTCTGCGGCTAGCTCAGTGCCCACAGGTGAGGAGTCGGTCCTCCGGGTCTCAGTGGTCCAGCCTCCCTCGGTTCAGCAGCCCGTGAGCTTTGAGACCGCAGACCTGCAGCTCCACAGAGCCGCCTGCAGCTCGGCTGTGAATGCTGACGTTCTCAGCAGCTCAGACAGCTCCCCCCCCCCGGAGCTCAACGCTTCACACCA GCACGCCGGTCAGCCTGCGGAGCCCCAGGAGAAGCTCGATG TCTCACAGGGAGCCACAGCTAACCTGTCTCACATCACTCCTAACAACTCACTCGGCTTTGTTCAGGCCACGCCGTCGCGGGTGCTGCCGTCACCTACCGTCAACACACGGGAGGCACTGG GTGTGATCATGGACATGTTCCAGGCCCCAACCTTCTTAGAGGAACCATTCAGCAGCACATCAGTGCTCCACGCCGCTGAGAAGGAGCCTGACGCTGGATTCTGGACAGACG GAGGAGCCTCCTCGTTCCCTAAGCCTCCCGCTACAGCTGCGTTCACCATCTTTCAGGATGACGAcaataaagaaaacagcag CgccgctgctcctgctgctgctgagaggTCTAAAGCAGTCAGAGCTCTGGCTGAAATCTCGCTGTCGAAGGCAGACAAACCCAAC GAGACCCCTCCAGATCTGATCCCGGATGAGAGCACCATGTGGGGAGCTCGCTACAACTCCCTAAACTCGCTCGCCGCCTGTCCCAACAGCACCTCAGACTTCGCCATGCTGGCCCAGGTTGTCTCCACACCGTTcgcatgtaaaaaaaatttcagcGGCGACTTCTTTGAAGATCAAG AGAACAAACGTGATGATTGTGAAGCTGATGACGACGCTTATATGAGACGTCAGACCAAAAAGCTGAG CCCCATCTTGGAGCAGAGTCCGAGCGACGAGAAGCTCTCTGAGACCGCCGTCAGTCAGCTGGTGCCTTCCTCTGCCAGGCAGGGCACCATCGTCGGAGAGGGGCTGACCATGGCCCAGCACTGCCtcaccacctcctccatcaccatGGTGCAGCCGCCTCCTCCCACTGTGCTCTCCTTCAGGGACCAGACTATCTATCCCATCGACTCCTCCAGGACAGCAGGGCCTGGCTGGGAGGTGTACACAAGCCCTGAGCAGCCACCCAAACAGGCCTCCTTCATCTCAGTTAGACCCAAAAGCAAACCTTTTAAGATCATGGAAGACGTAGAGAAACCTGCCAGCCCACAACAAGTCCAGAATCAGGTCTGCGATGTTCCGATGAGCCCTGAGTGCGCTCTCAGACCGGACTGGCTCGCCGTCAGAAGCCCAGAGGCCACGGTCGAGCCAGACCTGGATGCCTTTCTGAGTCCCCGTCAGTCCAAAAACTCGGACGTGCCCATGAGTCCagagcagccacagctctgtgctGACGTGCCCATGAGCCCGACACCCATCAGCAGCGTGGATGAACCCATGATGAGTCCAGACAGGGGGCTGAGGCCGAGCGCTGACGTGTCCATGAACGCAGACACAGAGCAAACAGGGGCGGTCCAGCTGGTGTCAGATCCTTGGGATACCGAACTGATCTCCAGCCTGCTGTCTGGACTCAGCCCGCCTCTCACCGCTCACCCCCGCTGCACCACCTGGCAGTGCAACATACCGAACATCACCCCGAAAATGACCATCAGCATGG GAAAGCAGTCTCTCCGAGTTGACTGCATTCTTGGAGAGGGCGCCTTTGCGACAGTTTACCAGGCTACCAAGCCCGTGACCTTAGAGAAGATGGTTTTAAAG GTTCAGAAGCCGGCCAATCCATGGGAGTTTTACATCAACACTCAGCTGGACGCTCGGCTGCAGCCCGACACGCGTCGGCTGTTAAGCAGCATGCACTCGGCTCACCTCTTCCACAACGGGAGCGTGCTGCTCGGCGAGCTTCACAGCTACGGCACCCTGCTG aACGCTGTGAACATGTACAAAACCCTGAGTGACAAAGTGATGCCTCAGCCTCTGGTCATGTACTTCACCATCTGCATCCTGCACACGGTGGAACAGCTGCACAGTGTCCACATCGTCCACGCCGACATCAAACCCGACAACTTCCTGCTGGGAGAGAG GTTCTTGGAGAACAAGTGTTTTGATTCGGAGAGCGCGGACCACGGCCTCGTCCTCGTCGACTTCGGACAGAGCATCGACATGGAGCTGTTCCCCGAAGGCACCGCGTTCACCGCCAAGTGTCTGACATCGGGCTTCCAGTGCACCGAGATGCTGAGCGGGAAGCCGTGGAACTACCAG ACCGACTACTTCGGGATCGCGGGGACCGTGTACTGCATGCTGTTTGGGACGTACATGCAGGTGACAAACGAAGGTGGCGTGTGGAAGACAAACGCCGTGTTCAGGAG AAACCCTCACAGCGACTTGTGGCTGGAGCTGTTCCACACGCTGCTGAACACGCCGGACTGCGGCTCGCCGCCGAGCCTGCGGAGCCTCCGCTGCCGGCTGACGGCCGTGCTGCAGGAGAACTACAGCAGCAAACTGGCCTCGCTCAAGAGCCGCctggtggtgctgctgctggagaaCCGCAAGGCGGCGCGGAGATGA
- the bub1 gene encoding mitotic checkpoint serine/threonine-protein kinase BUB1 isoform X1 codes for MDVASYLQCFESSLTSYTGDDPLDHWVKFVENLEQRLPAGGGSGMLLVFDRLVQRFLNVEQYTNDLRYVNYCIKCASYYSDPVALYSCFFSKGIGTRTAALYVAWAQQFEQKGMNEQADAVYQKALENQAHPASVVLHEYKQFQTRTRSEAAVSGSRNPLQNSNLTNQMSHREPVTQNKQVPLDSQSTCGPANKVVITVSRSETSGAIPSSQSSSVQTVAEYTKEDLICEGSELCFEEVRAQNYFHKLREQKENELREQKENELREQEENELREQEENELREQEENELREQEENELREQEENELREQEENELREQEEENEEKDLMTITLSKGEAISKWLMEKVHHVLENQGGLTSQTSSQRPPVSETANSLSLCQPSFERPPPSNRLSSRRSLGLRLHSDPTFIREAAALHVPPHQQRIDGTANIPCSAVSHHPSVLADRSVGLQRSAASSVPTGEESVLRVSVVQPPSVQQPVSFETADLQLHRAACSSAVNADVLSSSDSSPPPELNASHQHAGQPAEPQEKLDVSQGATANLSHITPNNSLGFVQATPSRVLPSPTVNTREALGVIMDMFQAPTFLEEPFSSTSVLHAAEKEPDAGFWTDGGASSFPKPPATAAFTIFQDDDNKENSSAAAPAAAERSKAVRALAEISLSKADKPNETPPDLIPDESTMWGARYNSLNSLAACPNSTSDFAMLAQVVSTPFACKKNFSGDFFEDQENKRDDCEADDDAYMRRQTKKLSPILEQSPSDEKLSETAVSQLVPSSARQGTIVGEGLTMAQHCLTTSSITMVQPPPPTVLSFRDQTIYPIDSSRTAGPGWEVYTSPEQPPKQASFISVRPKSKPFKIMEDVEKPASPQQVQNQVCDVPMSPECALRPDWLAVRSPEATVEPDLDAFLSPRQSKNSDVPMSPEQPQLCADVPMSPTPISSVDEPMMSPDRGLRPSADVSMNADTEQTGAVQLVSDPWDTELISSLLSGLSPPLTAHPRCTTWQCNIPNITPKMTISMGKQSLRVDCILGEGAFATVYQATKPVTLEKMVLKVQKPANPWEFYINTQLDARLQPDTRRLLSSMHSAHLFHNGSVLLGELHSYGTLLNAVNMYKTLSDKVMPQPLVMYFTICILHTVEQLHSVHIVHADIKPDNFLLGERFLENKCFDSESADHGLVLVDFGQSIDMELFPEGTAFTAKCLTSGFQCTEMLSGKPWNYQTDYFGIAGTVYCMLFGTYMQVTNEGGVWKTNAVFRRNPHSDLWLELFHTLLNTPDCGSPPSLRSLRCRLTAVLQENYSSKLASLKSRLVVLLLENRKAARR; via the exons ATGGATGTCGCCTCGTATTTACA GTGTTTTGAAAGCAGTTTGACCTCATACACAGGGGACGACCCGCTCGACCACTGGGTCAA GTTTGTGGAGAACCTGGAGCAGAGACTACCTGCAGGTGGTGGCAGTGGGATGTTGCTGGTGTTTGACCGTCTTGTCCAGAGATTTTTGAATGTTGAGCAATACACAAATGACCTCAGATATGTGAACTACTGCATCAAATGT GCGAGTTATTATTCAGACCCAGTTGCACTATACAGCTGCTTCTTTAGTAAGGGCATCGGCACCAGGACTGCTGCCCTTTACGTGGCGTGGGCGCAGCAGTTTGAGCAGAAAGGAATGAATGAGCAGGCTGATGCGGTGTACCAGAAAGCGCTGGAGAACCAAGCCCATCCAGCCAGCGTTGTTCTCCATGAATACAA GCAGTTTCAAACCAGAACCAGAAGTGAGGCAGCAGTGTCGG gaagtcGAAACCCTCTGCAAAACTCCAATTTAACCAATCAGATGTCCCACAGAGAGCCCGTCACTCAGAATAAG CAGGTACCTCTGGACTCCCAATCCACCTGTGGGCCTGCAAACAAAGTGGTCATTAC AGTCTCTCGCTCTGAGACTTCAGGAGCGATTCCCTCCAGTCAGAGCTCCAGCGTTCAGACCGTGGCAGAGTACACGAAAGAAGACCTCATCTGTGAAGGATCTGAGCTGTGCTTCGAGGAGGTCCGAGCTCAGAATTACTTCCACAAGCTCCGGGAGCAGAAGGAGAACGAGCTCCGGGAGCAGAAGGAGAACGAGCTCCGGGAGCAGGAGGAGAACGAGCTCCGGGAGCAGGAGGAGAACGAGCTCCGGGAGCAGGAGGAGAACGAGCTTCGGGAGCAGGAGGAGAATGAGCTCCGGGAGCAGGAGGAGAACGAGCTTCGGGAGCAGGAGGAGAACGAGCTtcgggagcaggaggaggagaacgaGGAGAAAGACTTAA tGACAATCACGCTGAGTAAGGGGGAGGCGATAAGTAAGTGGTTGATGGAGAAAGTTCACCATGTTCTGGAAAACCAGGGAGGTTTAACCAGCCAGACGTCATCCCAGAGG CCGCCTGTGTCAGAAACAGCTAACAGTCTGAGCCTGTGTCAGCCTTCCTTCGAGCGTCCTCCACCTTCAAACCGTCTCAGCAGCCGGCGCTCTCTCGGCTTGAGATTACACTCCGATCCGACCTTCATCCGAGAGGCCGCCGCTCTTCACGTACCTCCTCACCAGCAGCGCATCGACGGGACTGCAAACATACCGTGCTCAGCGGTATCCCATCATCCCTCTGTCCTGGCTGACAGGAGCGTGGGCCTGCAGAGGTCTGCGGCTAGCTCAGTGCCCACAGGTGAGGAGTCGGTCCTCCGGGTCTCAGTGGTCCAGCCTCCCTCGGTTCAGCAGCCCGTGAGCTTTGAGACCGCAGACCTGCAGCTCCACAGAGCCGCCTGCAGCTCGGCTGTGAATGCTGACGTTCTCAGCAGCTCAGACAGCTCCCCCCCCCCGGAGCTCAACGCTTCACACCA GCACGCCGGTCAGCCTGCGGAGCCCCAGGAGAAGCTCGATG TCTCACAGGGAGCCACAGCTAACCTGTCTCACATCACTCCTAACAACTCACTCGGCTTTGTTCAGGCCACGCCGTCGCGGGTGCTGCCGTCACCTACCGTCAACACACGGGAGGCACTGG GTGTGATCATGGACATGTTCCAGGCCCCAACCTTCTTAGAGGAACCATTCAGCAGCACATCAGTGCTCCACGCCGCTGAGAAGGAGCCTGACGCTGGATTCTGGACAGACG GAGGAGCCTCCTCGTTCCCTAAGCCTCCCGCTACAGCTGCGTTCACCATCTTTCAGGATGACGAcaataaagaaaacagcag CgccgctgctcctgctgctgctgagaggTCTAAAGCAGTCAGAGCTCTGGCTGAAATCTCGCTGTCGAAGGCAGACAAACCCAAC GAGACCCCTCCAGATCTGATCCCGGATGAGAGCACCATGTGGGGAGCTCGCTACAACTCCCTAAACTCGCTCGCCGCCTGTCCCAACAGCACCTCAGACTTCGCCATGCTGGCCCAGGTTGTCTCCACACCGTTcgcatgtaaaaaaaatttcagcGGCGACTTCTTTGAAGATCAAG AGAACAAACGTGATGATTGTGAAGCTGATGACGACGCTTATATGAGACGTCAGACCAAAAAGCTGAG CCCCATCTTGGAGCAGAGTCCGAGCGACGAGAAGCTCTCTGAGACCGCCGTCAGTCAGCTGGTGCCTTCCTCTGCCAGGCAGGGCACCATCGTCGGAGAGGGGCTGACCATGGCCCAGCACTGCCtcaccacctcctccatcaccatGGTGCAGCCGCCTCCTCCCACTGTGCTCTCCTTCAGGGACCAGACTATCTATCCCATCGACTCCTCCAGGACAGCAGGGCCTGGCTGGGAGGTGTACACAAGCCCTGAGCAGCCACCCAAACAGGCCTCCTTCATCTCAGTTAGACCCAAAAGCAAACCTTTTAAGATCATGGAAGACGTAGAGAAACCTGCCAGCCCACAACAAGTCCAGAATCAGGTCTGCGATGTTCCGATGAGCCCTGAGTGCGCTCTCAGACCGGACTGGCTCGCCGTCAGAAGCCCAGAGGCCACGGTCGAGCCAGACCTGGATGCCTTTCTGAGTCCCCGTCAGTCCAAAAACTCGGACGTGCCCATGAGTCCagagcagccacagctctgtgctGACGTGCCCATGAGCCCGACACCCATCAGCAGCGTGGATGAACCCATGATGAGTCCAGACAGGGGGCTGAGGCCGAGCGCTGACGTGTCCATGAACGCAGACACAGAGCAAACAGGGGCGGTCCAGCTGGTGTCAGATCCTTGGGATACCGAACTGATCTCCAGCCTGCTGTCTGGACTCAGCCCGCCTCTCACCGCTCACCCCCGCTGCACCACCTGGCAGTGCAACATACCGAACATCACCCCGAAAATGACCATCAGCATGG GAAAGCAGTCTCTCCGAGTTGACTGCATTCTTGGAGAGGGCGCCTTTGCGACAGTTTACCAGGCTACCAAGCCCGTGACCTTAGAGAAGATGGTTTTAAAG GTTCAGAAGCCGGCCAATCCATGGGAGTTTTACATCAACACTCAGCTGGACGCTCGGCTGCAGCCCGACACGCGTCGGCTGTTAAGCAGCATGCACTCGGCTCACCTCTTCCACAACGGGAGCGTGCTGCTCGGCGAGCTTCACAGCTACGGCACCCTGCTG aACGCTGTGAACATGTACAAAACCCTGAGTGACAAAGTGATGCCTCAGCCTCTGGTCATGTACTTCACCATCTGCATCCTGCACACGGTGGAACAGCTGCACAGTGTCCACATCGTCCACGCCGACATCAAACCCGACAACTTCCTGCTGGGAGAGAG GTTCTTGGAGAACAAGTGTTTTGATTCGGAGAGCGCGGACCACGGCCTCGTCCTCGTCGACTTCGGACAGAGCATCGACATGGAGCTGTTCCCCGAAGGCACCGCGTTCACCGCCAAGTGTCTGACATCGGGCTTCCAGTGCACCGAGATGCTGAGCGGGAAGCCGTGGAACTACCAG ACCGACTACTTCGGGATCGCGGGGACCGTGTACTGCATGCTGTTTGGGACGTACATGCAGGTGACAAACGAAGGTGGCGTGTGGAAGACAAACGCCGTGTTCAGGAG AAACCCTCACAGCGACTTGTGGCTGGAGCTGTTCCACACGCTGCTGAACACGCCGGACTGCGGCTCGCCGCCGAGCCTGCGGAGCCTCCGCTGCCGGCTGACGGCCGTGCTGCAGGAGAACTACAGCAGCAAACTGGCCTCGCTCAAGAGCCGCctggtggtgctgctgctggagaaCCGCAAGGCGGCGCGGAGATGA